The DNA region AAGTGCTGATGAACTAAGCCGACGGTGCCGTTGGCCTCGATGGTTCCGGCGTCGGGCTTAACTGCTCCGAAGGCGATGTTCGCGAGCGTCGATTTGCCGGCGCCGTTTTCACCCACCAGCGCATGGATCTCCCCGGGCAGCAGATCGAGGTCGACGCCGTCCACTGCGACGACGCCGGGGTACACTTTTCGAATGCCGCGCAGGCGAAGCGCGGCCTCCGAAAGATTTAGAGCTTGGCCGGTTTCCAGGTCGCGAGCTCCTCACGCGTCGAGGGCGGCGAGATCTTTCCGTTGACGATGTCCTGGCGGATTGCGTCAACTCTCTCGATGTTCGCTCTGCCGATGATCGCGCGAGTGTATTTGAAGTCGGTCAGCCCGACGCCGTCGTCTTTCAAACCGAAGATCAGGTGGCCTTGCAGCCCTTTTTTCTGTTGAACGGCTTTGGCGATATCGAAAACCGCGACGTCAACGTGCTTGACCATCGACGTCAGCACTTTGCCGGGCGCCATGCTGTCCTGGTCGGAGTCGACGCCGATGACGAACGCGTTGGCGCGCGTCTTCACCGCGTCGATCGCACCGATGCCCGCTTTGCCGGCCGCGGCGTACACGATGTCCGCGCCGCCGTTGAAGAGCACGTTGGAGAGTTCTTGGCCCGCCGCGACGTCCTCGAACGATCCGACGTACTTCACGTCAACCTTCGTTGACGGATCGATCTGGTGCGCGCCGGCGATGTAGCCGACTTCAAACTTGCGAAGCAGCGGGATGTCCTGGCCGCCGAGAAACGCGATGTGGTGGGTTTTGCTGACGAGCGCTGCCAGCGCGCCGGCCAAGAACGACCCGTCTTCCTCTTTAAAGGTAGCCGAGACGACGTTTGGATCGGGCACCACTGCGTCAATAATCGCGTAGTGCTGTTTCGGATACTGCTTGGAGATCTGGTCGAGATCTTTGTTCATCAGGAACCCGATCGCGTAGATCATATCCAGATGTTTTTCCGAAAGCG from Candidatus Rubrimentiphilum sp. includes:
- a CDS encoding BMP family ABC transporter substrate-binding protein, with amino-acid sequence MKHKAIVSFAVAAALLTLAACGRHGVGAARPGQLTLGMVTDIGGLGDKSFNDSAYRGLLEAEKSLGAQKQVLQSRSASDYQPNLTALSEKHLDMIYAIGFLMNKDLDQISKQYPKQHYAIIDAVVPDPNVVSATFKEEDGSFLAGALAALVSKTHHIAFLGGQDIPLLRKFEVGYIAGAHQIDPSTKVDVKYVGSFEDVAAGQELSNVLFNGGADIVYAAAGKAGIGAIDAVKTRANAFVIGVDSDQDSMAPGKVLTSMVKHVDVAVFDIAKAVQQKKGLQGHLIFGLKDDGVGLTDFKYTRAIIGRANIERVDAIRQDIVNGKISPPSTREELATWKPAKL